The following are encoded in a window of Roseimaritima ulvae genomic DNA:
- a CDS encoding DUF3311 domain-containing protein — translation MSSQPKKRFGPLLIAILVLVMLVLHQDNWNWLDGDLVFGFIPKGLFYHARLSLFATFVWFLATQIAWPVELIEETKAAIESQPTQASPAEDAK, via the coding sequence ATGTCTTCACAGCCTAAAAAACGTTTTGGCCCCCTGCTGATCGCCATATTGGTGTTGGTGATGCTGGTGCTTCACCAGGACAATTGGAACTGGTTGGATGGTGATCTGGTCTTTGGATTTATCCCCAAAGGCCTGTTCTACCACGCTCGGCTGTCTCTGTTTGCCACCTTTGTGTGGTTCTTGGCCACGCAGATTGCTTGGCCCGTCGAGTTGATTGAAGAGACCAAGGCTGCAATCGAATCGCAGCCCACGCAGGCTAGCCCAGCGGAGGACGCGAAATGA
- a CDS encoding SLC13 family permease, producing the protein MAFSIRLQLSVYNIGNALMWEPWFASAVALLLLGGLALRLASTDLLAISCLTILVVAGNVSGSKLLPTPTEALSGFGNTALITVGLLFAVVAGLEFTGGTQLATGWLLGRARGLIDGQLRLLVPVAALSGFLNNTPLVAALMPAVGDLSKRTGVSSSRFLLPLSYAAILGGMCTLLGTSTNLLVYQEYRAKGGDALSFFSLGWVGVPASLCGLIYILVFTRRLLPERRPAVSTHDDPRQYTVEMTVTADGPLIGRSIEAAGLRHLPGLFLIEIQRRGEVLPAVAPTEKLQSGDLLILVGALESVVDLQKIRGLTPATDQMRKLNSPAWHRQLVETVVSHRCPVVGKTIREGKFRTRYRAAVIAVARGDQRVPGKLGDVVLEAGDVLLLEAPSSFLQEHGNSRDFFLMSKVDGGEVRRFERAWLSLLILLAMVLAAATQTVEVVTAALVAAIAMVGFRCCTMTEARRSIDGSVLLVIGAAIGIGMAMDKSGAAESIAYGLLTLANEHPRATLAILYLTTMLCTELITNNAAALLMFPIAWTSAASLGLDPTPFVVAVMIAASASFATPFGYQTNLMVYGIGGYRMSDYLRFGLPLNAIVFITAMIVIPSVWQFEEVPAAPANTPPAVATE; encoded by the coding sequence GTGGCCTTTTCGATTCGTTTGCAGCTTTCCGTCTACAACATTGGAAACGCCCTGATGTGGGAACCCTGGTTCGCGTCCGCCGTGGCCCTACTGCTGTTGGGCGGGTTGGCGCTGCGCCTGGCCTCGACCGACCTGTTGGCGATTTCCTGCCTGACCATCCTGGTCGTGGCCGGAAATGTTAGCGGTTCCAAACTGCTGCCCACACCCACCGAAGCCTTGTCGGGGTTTGGCAACACCGCCCTGATTACCGTAGGCCTGCTGTTTGCCGTGGTGGCGGGACTGGAATTCACCGGAGGCACGCAACTGGCCACCGGCTGGCTGCTGGGCAGAGCTCGCGGCCTGATCGACGGCCAACTGCGGCTGTTGGTCCCCGTGGCCGCACTCAGCGGGTTCCTGAACAACACCCCCCTGGTCGCCGCGTTGATGCCCGCCGTGGGTGACCTCAGCAAACGCACCGGAGTCAGCTCCAGCCGCTTCCTGCTGCCACTGTCGTACGCCGCCATCCTAGGCGGGATGTGCACGCTGCTGGGCACCAGCACCAACCTCTTGGTCTATCAGGAGTACCGAGCCAAGGGCGGTGATGCACTGAGCTTCTTCTCGCTGGGCTGGGTCGGCGTGCCGGCCTCGCTGTGCGGTTTGATCTACATCCTGGTCTTCACCCGTCGCCTGCTGCCCGAACGGCGACCGGCGGTCAGCACCCACGATGACCCACGACAGTACACCGTCGAGATGACCGTGACGGCCGATGGCCCGCTAATCGGACGCTCGATCGAAGCGGCCGGGCTGCGGCACCTGCCCGGCTTGTTCCTGATTGAAATCCAACGCCGTGGTGAAGTCCTACCGGCGGTGGCGCCCACGGAAAAACTGCAAAGCGGCGACCTGTTGATTTTGGTAGGCGCCTTGGAATCGGTGGTGGACCTGCAGAAGATTCGCGGGCTGACCCCGGCGACCGACCAAATGCGGAAATTAAACTCACCCGCCTGGCACCGCCAACTGGTCGAAACCGTGGTCAGCCATCGCTGCCCGGTGGTCGGGAAAACGATTCGCGAAGGCAAATTCCGCACGCGTTATCGGGCCGCCGTGATCGCAGTGGCTCGCGGTGACCAACGCGTGCCCGGCAAACTGGGCGACGTCGTGCTGGAAGCCGGTGATGTGCTGCTGCTGGAAGCCCCCTCGTCGTTTCTGCAAGAACACGGCAACTCACGCGACTTCTTTTTGATGAGCAAGGTCGATGGCGGGGAAGTCCGACGCTTTGAACGCGCTTGGCTGTCCCTGCTAATCCTGCTGGCCATGGTCCTGGCGGCTGCGACACAAACGGTGGAAGTCGTCACCGCGGCGTTGGTCGCGGCGATCGCCATGGTGGGCTTCCGCTGCTGCACGATGACCGAAGCGCGACGCAGCATCGACGGTTCGGTGTTGTTGGTGATCGGCGCGGCCATCGGCATCGGCATGGCGATGGACAAAAGCGGCGCCGCCGAATCGATCGCCTATGGATTGCTGACCCTGGCGAATGAACACCCCCGGGCGACGTTGGCAATCCTGTATCTAACCACCATGCTGTGCACCGAATTGATTACCAACAACGCCGCGGCGTTGCTGATGTTTCCCATCGCTTGGACTTCGGCCGCCAGCCTGGGCCTGGATCCCACACCCTTTGTTGTCGCCGTGATGATCGCCGCCTCGGCCAGCTTTGCGACGCCCTTTGGCTACCAAACCAATCTGATGGTCTACGGCATCGGCGGCTACCGCATGAGCGACTACCTGAGGTTTGGGCTGCCTTTAAACGCGATCGTATTCATCACGGCCATGATCGTGATCCCGAGCGTCTGGCAGTTCGAGGAAGTCCCCGCCGCCCCAGCCAACACGCCCCCAGCGGTCGCCACCGAGTAG